From one Culex quinquefasciatus strain JHB chromosome 3, VPISU_Cqui_1.0_pri_paternal, whole genome shotgun sequence genomic stretch:
- the LOC6051594 gene encoding uncharacterized protein LOC6051594 isoform X5 codes for MSLPPAAHSDLGHHHGNRVASVVIFILEIKWLFTLFIHLLCTSTDYSTGCQKCWNVCRFCGGWRLALPYVALGVALIIWPHRLWLSHVAGGQLIALALLRLLTVCQFRAGGKDEELLNQFDEHVDKYDNLTDVLVDDSMPKPGQSLEDEDDEDDDDDGEEHAGRRRINGTI; via the exons tgttgcctCCGTCGTCATATTCATCTTAGAAATCAAGTGGCTTTTTACACTATTCATCCACCTGCTGTGCACAAG CACCGACTACTCCACGGGTTGTCAAAAGTGTTGGAACGTGTGCCGATTTTGCGGCGGCTGGCGACTTGCGCTGCCCTACGTGGCCCTCGGGGTCGCCCTCATCATCTGGCCGCACCGGCTGTGGCTGAGTCACGTGGCCGGTGGTCAGCTGATAGCGTTGGCCCTGCTGCGGCTGCTGACGGTGTGTCAGTTTCGGGCCGGCGGCAAGGACGAGGAGCTGCTGAACCAGTTCGATGAACACGTGGACAA GTACGACAACCTCACCGACGTACTGGTGGACGACTCGATGCCCAAACCGGGCCAAAGCCTCGAGGACgaggacgacgaggacgacgatgatgatggagAAGAGCACGCTGGCCGGCGGCGTATCAACGGGACCATTTGA
- the LOC6051594 gene encoding uncharacterized protein LOC6051594 isoform X4: MSLPPAAHSDLGHHHGNRVASVVIFILEIKWLFTLFIHLLCTSSTDYSTGCQKCWNVCRFCGGWRLALPYVALGVALIIWPHRLWLSHVAGGQLIALALLRLLTVCQFRAGGKDEELLNQFDEHVDKYDNLTDVLVDDSMPKPGQSLEDEDDEDDDDDGEEHAGRRRINGTI; encoded by the exons tgttgcctCCGTCGTCATATTCATCTTAGAAATCAAGTGGCTTTTTACACTATTCATCCACCTGCTGTGCACAAG CAGCACCGACTACTCCACGGGTTGTCAAAAGTGTTGGAACGTGTGCCGATTTTGCGGCGGCTGGCGACTTGCGCTGCCCTACGTGGCCCTCGGGGTCGCCCTCATCATCTGGCCGCACCGGCTGTGGCTGAGTCACGTGGCCGGTGGTCAGCTGATAGCGTTGGCCCTGCTGCGGCTGCTGACGGTGTGTCAGTTTCGGGCCGGCGGCAAGGACGAGGAGCTGCTGAACCAGTTCGATGAACACGTGGACAA GTACGACAACCTCACCGACGTACTGGTGGACGACTCGATGCCCAAACCGGGCCAAAGCCTCGAGGACgaggacgacgaggacgacgatgatgatggagAAGAGCACGCTGGCCGGCGGCGTATCAACGGGACCATTTGA
- the LOC6051591 gene encoding ubiquitin thioesterase OTU1 has product MPGLTLKLKTKTGQQHIVSNLDKDGTTVGALKQKITELTAIPGAGLHAVLGFPPFKQLDFSRDEAPIASIGISNGDTLIVEEKQLSQAERDQLEAAKRLEQDEKLAKELAAQEGGDLGVGAGFGGILLKQVVPSDNSCLFTSIGFVLTGKVDPESSQYMRQIIAATVNGNKQEYNEGILGRPNDEYCAWILQPESWGGAIEVSILSAYHGIEFDVVDITNAIINRFGEDRNYGMRAFLLFDGIHYDPLYLESTSGEPPKTIFPIEDNAVYVQAEQLAQEAKSSRQFTDVNKFTLKCNNCGIFLKGQVEAQQHAKETTHVNFGEV; this is encoded by the exons ATGCCTGGTCTGACGCTGAAGCTGAAAACGAAAACCGGCCAGCAGCACATCGTCTCGAACCTGGACAAGGATGGCACGACGGTGGGCGCGCTCAAGCAGAAGATCACCGAGCTGACGGCGATTCCGGGCGCGGGGCTGCACGCCGTGCTCGGCTTTCCGCCCTTCAAGCAGCTGGACTTTAGCCGGGACGAGGCGCCGATCGCGTCGATCGGGATCTCCAACGGGGACACACTGATCGTGGAGGAGAAGCAGCTCAGCCAGGCGGAACGGGACCAGCTGGAGGCGGCGAAGCGGCTCGAGCAGGACGAGAAGCTCGCGAAGGAGCTGGCGGCCCAGGAGGGGGGTGACTTGGGAGTGGGGGCTGGCTTCGGGGGGATTCTGCTCAAGCAGGTCGTCCCCAGCGACAATTCGTGCCTGTTTACGAGCATCG GATTCGTTCTCACCGGGAAGGTAGATCCGGAGAGCAGTCAGTACATGAGGCAGATTATTGCGGCCACGGTCAACGGGAACAAGCAAGAGTACAACGAGGGCATTCTGGGCAGGCCGAACGACGAGTACTGTGCGTGGATTCTGCAGCCGGAATCGTGGGGCGGTGCGATTGAGGTATCGATCCTGTCCGCGTACCACGGCATCGAGTTCGACGTGGTGGACATTACGAACGCCATCATCAACCGGTTCGGTGAGGACAGAAACTACGGCATGAGAGCGTTCCTGCTGTTTGACGGCATTCACTACGATCCGCTGTACCTGGAGTCCACGTCG GGCGAACCTCCCAAGACGATCTTCCCGATCGAGGATAACGCGGTGTACGTGCAGGCGGAGCAGCTCGCCCAGGAGGCGAAATCGTCGCGTCAGTTTACCGACGTGAACAAGTTCACCCTCAAGTGCAACAACTGCGGCATCTTCCTCAAGGGGCAGGTCGAGGCGCAGCAGCACGCGAAAGAAACGACCCACGTCAACTTTGGCGAGGTttga